In the genome of Qipengyuania seohaensis, one region contains:
- a CDS encoding GNAT family N-acetyltransferase, translated as MVITVSYHDTVTKLQGLDGPDAGPFDRYEWYRLLEAHGAAPFVARGTDGERTAALPLLRGNKGLEPLSNWFAFSWRHLTGDHDASRLLVEIAHDLKKQAHRVDLFPLAAEDGSYQDLREAFEHAGWSVYGEQCDENHVLRVEGRSFTEYWDTRPGRMKTTVKRKASKVEVTISASFQSSEWETYRHIYNRSWKPREERADILEAFARMEDGRGAYRLGIARIGGEPVAAQFWSVDHKVASIHKLAHLESAEPYSAGTVLTAALFEYAIDVDRVELIDFGTGSDAYKRDWMEECRPRFRLTCLDARQPGAWPALAKRMLGRLAPRKVRG; from the coding sequence GTGGTCATCACGGTCAGCTATCACGACACGGTTACAAAACTGCAAGGGCTCGACGGCCCCGATGCGGGACCTTTCGACCGATATGAGTGGTATCGACTGCTGGAAGCGCACGGGGCGGCCCCGTTCGTCGCTCGTGGCACCGACGGCGAGAGGACTGCAGCCCTCCCCTTGCTGCGCGGAAACAAGGGGCTGGAGCCCCTGAGCAACTGGTTCGCATTCTCCTGGCGGCATCTGACGGGTGACCACGACGCGTCCCGCCTCCTCGTCGAGATCGCCCATGACCTGAAAAAGCAAGCGCATCGCGTGGATCTGTTTCCGCTGGCTGCCGAGGACGGCTCTTACCAGGATTTGCGGGAAGCTTTCGAACACGCCGGCTGGTCCGTTTACGGCGAACAGTGCGACGAAAATCACGTACTCCGGGTAGAGGGGCGCAGTTTTACCGAATACTGGGACACGCGTCCCGGCAGGATGAAGACCACGGTGAAGCGCAAAGCCTCCAAGGTCGAAGTGACAATATCCGCATCATTTCAATCTTCTGAGTGGGAAACTTACCGGCACATCTACAATCGAAGCTGGAAGCCGCGTGAGGAAAGGGCGGATATTCTCGAAGCGTTTGCGCGCATGGAAGACGGGCGCGGAGCCTACCGCCTCGGTATTGCGCGGATCGGGGGCGAGCCCGTCGCCGCCCAGTTCTGGAGCGTCGACCACAAGGTCGCTTCCATCCACAAGCTGGCCCATCTCGAAAGCGCTGAGCCCTATTCCGCAGGGACGGTGCTCACCGCAGCGCTGTTCGAATATGCAATCGATGTCGATCGTGTCGAGCTGATCGATTTCGGCACCGGATCGGATGCCTATAAACGCGACTGGATGGAAGAATGCCGGCCGCGATTTCGCCTTACCTGCCTCGATGCCAGGCAACCGGGCGCATGGCCGGCCTTGGCCAAGCGTATGCTGGGCCGCCTTGCACCGCGCAAAGTGCGCGGCTAA
- the ilvD gene encoding dihydroxy-acid dehydratase — protein MPAYRSRTTTHGRNMAGARGLWRATGMKDEDFGKPIIAIVNSFTQFVPGHVHLKDLGQLVARQVEAAGGVAKEFNTIAVDDGIAMGHDGMLYSLPSRDLIADSVEYMVNAHCADAMVCISNCDKITPGMLMAAMRLNIPAVFVSGGPMEAGKVILDGKEKALDLVDAMVAAADDSYTDEQVAEIERSACPTCGSCSGMFTANSMNCLTEALGLSLPGNGSTLATHADRQGLFERAGRLIVTLARRYYEEDDASVLPRSIASFEAFENAMSLDIAMGGSTNTVLHLLAAAHEAGVDFTMKDIDRLSRKVPCLSKVAPAKDDVHMEDVHRAGGIMSILGELEKAGLLHTALPTVHSPTMGDALDDWDIGRTQNNKVREFFSAAPGGVPTQTAFSQSRRWESLDLDRENGVIRSAEHAFSQDGGLAVLYGNIARDGCIVKTAGVDESILTFSGTAKVYESQDDAVTAILTEQVVARDVVVIRYEGPRGGPGMQEMLYPTSYLKSKGLGAACALLTDGRFSGGTSGLSIGHVSPEAAEGGEIALVENGDRIEIDIPNRTINLMIDDAEMERRRGVISDKGENAWQPANERPRAISPALKAYAAMTTSAARGAIRDVDQLRRR, from the coding sequence ATGCCCGCCTATCGTTCACGCACCACTACTCATGGCCGCAACATGGCCGGAGCGCGCGGCCTGTGGCGGGCGACCGGTATGAAGGACGAGGATTTCGGCAAGCCGATCATCGCAATCGTCAACAGCTTCACCCAGTTCGTGCCAGGCCATGTGCACCTGAAGGATTTGGGCCAATTGGTCGCAAGACAGGTCGAGGCGGCCGGCGGTGTGGCAAAGGAATTCAACACCATCGCCGTCGATGACGGGATCGCGATGGGCCACGACGGGATGCTCTATTCGCTCCCCAGTCGCGACCTGATCGCAGACAGCGTCGAATACATGGTCAACGCCCATTGTGCCGATGCGATGGTCTGCATCTCCAACTGCGACAAGATTACGCCGGGCATGCTGATGGCGGCGATGCGGCTCAACATCCCTGCCGTGTTCGTGTCCGGCGGACCGATGGAGGCCGGCAAGGTGATCCTCGATGGCAAGGAAAAGGCGCTCGACCTTGTCGATGCCATGGTGGCGGCCGCAGACGATTCCTACACCGACGAGCAGGTTGCCGAGATCGAAAGATCGGCCTGTCCGACCTGTGGTTCCTGTTCAGGCATGTTCACCGCGAATTCGATGAACTGCCTGACCGAGGCGCTTGGACTTTCTCTGCCAGGAAATGGTTCGACATTGGCAACCCACGCCGATCGCCAGGGCCTGTTCGAGCGGGCAGGGCGGCTGATCGTAACGCTGGCTCGTCGGTATTACGAAGAAGACGACGCCAGCGTCCTTCCGAGATCCATCGCGAGTTTCGAAGCTTTCGAAAACGCGATGAGCCTCGATATCGCCATGGGTGGATCGACCAATACCGTGCTCCACCTGCTTGCCGCCGCGCATGAGGCGGGCGTCGACTTCACCATGAAGGATATCGATCGCCTAAGCCGCAAGGTGCCGTGCCTGTCCAAGGTCGCCCCCGCGAAGGACGATGTGCACATGGAAGACGTGCACCGCGCAGGCGGGATCATGTCTATTTTGGGCGAGCTGGAGAAAGCAGGCCTGCTGCACACGGCTTTGCCGACGGTACACAGCCCCACGATGGGCGATGCGCTGGATGACTGGGACATCGGCCGCACGCAGAACAACAAGGTTCGCGAGTTTTTCTCTGCAGCTCCGGGCGGCGTACCAACGCAGACCGCTTTCAGCCAGTCGCGCCGCTGGGAATCGCTCGACCTCGACCGCGAGAATGGCGTCATTCGCAGCGCAGAGCATGCCTTCAGCCAGGATGGCGGTCTTGCCGTCCTGTACGGCAACATCGCCCGTGACGGGTGTATTGTGAAGACTGCCGGCGTTGACGAGAGCATCCTGACCTTTTCCGGCACGGCTAAGGTTTACGAAAGCCAGGACGATGCCGTTACCGCCATCCTTACCGAACAGGTGGTGGCACGCGACGTCGTCGTCATCCGCTACGAAGGGCCGCGCGGCGGGCCTGGAATGCAGGAGATGCTATATCCCACCAGCTACCTCAAATCGAAGGGGCTTGGGGCTGCTTGCGCATTGCTGACCGACGGGCGCTTTTCAGGCGGCACTTCGGGGCTGTCGATCGGACACGTCTCGCCAGAAGCGGCGGAGGGAGGCGAAATCGCTCTCGTCGAAAATGGTGACCGGATCGAAATCGACATCCCGAACCGCACAATCAACCTGATGATCGACGATGCCGAGATGGAGCGGCGGCGAGGCGTGATCAGCGACAAGGGTGAAAACGCATGGCAGCCTGCGAATGAGCGCCCTCGTGCGATATCTCCGGCGCTCAAGGCCTATGCCGCAATGACCACGTCGGCAGCGCGAGGGGCAATCCGCGATGTCGACCAGTTGAGGCGCCGCTGA
- a CDS encoding phosphopantetheine-binding protein: MGEIATSEPTGPSRSAIDTALRSIMSDVLALDPEQVAEFDGDTGLFGHLPELDSMAVATLLTEMEDRLDIIIEDDDVDGEMLETYGALLAFAEAKVIEG, from the coding sequence ATGGGCGAAATCGCCACATCCGAGCCGACCGGTCCGAGCCGCAGCGCGATTGATACTGCGCTGCGTTCCATCATGTCCGACGTGCTGGCACTCGATCCCGAGCAGGTTGCCGAGTTCGATGGAGACACAGGGCTCTTCGGACACCTTCCGGAACTCGACTCGATGGCCGTCGCCACCCTTCTGACCGAGATGGAAGACCGTCTCGATATCATCATCGAAGATGACGATGTCGATGGCGAAATGCTCGAGACCTATGGCGCACTCCTGGCCTTCGCAGAGGCCAAGGTAATCGAAGGCTGA
- a CDS encoding class I SAM-dependent RNA methyltransferase, which yields MSETEEIVRIAAKGDGVTQSGRHVAGAVTGDVVTSDGLIEAGPHHATPPCRHFGTCGGCQLQHADEYALQQFVTDRVVNAARGQEIDIGESLPTHLSPPQSRRRATLHALKAGKGAVIGFREARSNRIVDMRECEILDPRLFSLVAPLRKLVVDLAGRGPVDVSLTLAEQGIDCAIKGIEADGLAVTEALLDFAREHSLARLSLDQGFGPEPVWEPEPVTISLGDVPVGLPQGAFLQPTSDGEEVLLADAKRWLEGSTTIADLFSGLGTFAFALANPAKVLAAEAARDAYLACKSAANSRGIPVHAMHRDLFRNPLEATEISKFSAVLLDPPRAGAREQVAQIAASEIGSVVYVSCNPSSWARDARTLVDAGFKLEALRPVGQFRWSTHVELTSYFTR from the coding sequence ATGAGCGAGACAGAAGAAATCGTCCGTATTGCCGCAAAGGGCGACGGCGTCACACAGTCGGGCAGGCATGTGGCAGGCGCCGTCACCGGAGACGTGGTGACGTCGGACGGATTGATAGAAGCCGGTCCTCATCACGCGACGCCACCGTGCCGGCATTTCGGTACGTGCGGCGGGTGCCAGCTCCAGCACGCTGATGAATACGCCTTGCAGCAATTCGTGACCGATCGGGTCGTCAACGCGGCCCGCGGCCAGGAAATCGACATCGGCGAAAGCCTGCCGACCCACCTTTCGCCGCCGCAGTCGAGGCGGAGGGCTACCTTGCATGCGCTCAAGGCCGGAAAGGGGGCGGTGATCGGTTTTCGCGAGGCGCGAAGCAACCGCATCGTCGACATGCGCGAATGCGAGATCCTCGATCCGCGTCTCTTCTCGCTCGTCGCACCCTTGCGCAAGCTGGTAGTCGACCTTGCGGGCCGCGGCCCGGTCGATGTTTCGCTGACGCTCGCCGAGCAGGGCATCGACTGTGCGATCAAGGGTATCGAGGCCGACGGACTGGCGGTTACCGAGGCATTGCTGGACTTTGCGAGGGAACACTCTCTGGCGCGTCTCTCACTCGACCAGGGTTTCGGACCAGAGCCCGTCTGGGAGCCTGAACCTGTCACGATTTCACTCGGCGATGTGCCCGTCGGCTTGCCCCAAGGTGCCTTCCTGCAGCCTACTTCGGATGGCGAAGAGGTGCTCCTTGCCGATGCTAAGCGCTGGCTGGAGGGATCAACCACTATCGCCGACCTGTTTTCCGGCCTCGGGACCTTTGCCTTCGCTCTTGCCAACCCGGCGAAGGTACTCGCAGCAGAAGCGGCGCGCGACGCGTATCTCGCATGCAAGTCGGCTGCCAACAGCCGCGGTATTCCGGTCCACGCGATGCATCGAGATCTTTTCAGAAATCCTCTGGAAGCTACGGAAATATCTAAGTTTTCAGCGGTTTTGCTCGATCCTCCCCGCGCGGGTGCGCGCGAGCAGGTGGCGCAAATCGCCGCAAGCGAGATCGGCAGCGTCGTCTATGTGAGTTGCAATCCATCGAGCTGGGCCCGCGATGCAAGGACGCTCGTCGATGCAGGATTCAAGCTGGAGGCGTTGCGTCCGGTTGGCCAATTCCGCTGGTCGACGCATGTCGAGCTGACCAGCTACTTCACGCGCTAG
- a CDS encoding hydrolase 1, exosortase A system-associated: MSRLHLAFHCGGLNLAGTLDNAPGTTGLLIVTGGQEPRAGAFGWQARLAAEVASAGFPVFRFDRRGIGDSEGEDRGYEKSRKDIASALQAFRALSPQMDSVVGFGNCDGASALMLAEGLGCDALVLSNPWAIEDSTASLPPAATVRSRYLSKLRNPGEIWRLLTGKVDLPKLASGIRHASGTGQQANPLIPPLKAGLAEFSGDVRFLVAENDRTAQVFAADWGPDERMAVCENAGHAYAEPQAREWLLAQVLLALRS; this comes from the coding sequence ATGAGCCGCCTCCATCTCGCCTTTCACTGCGGTGGGCTCAACCTTGCCGGAACTCTCGACAATGCGCCGGGAACGACCGGACTGCTGATCGTCACGGGAGGACAGGAACCGCGTGCAGGTGCATTCGGTTGGCAGGCACGCCTTGCCGCCGAGGTGGCAAGTGCCGGCTTCCCGGTATTCCGTTTCGACAGGCGCGGCATCGGAGACAGCGAGGGTGAGGATCGCGGCTATGAGAAGTCCCGCAAGGACATAGCCTCGGCGCTGCAGGCATTTCGCGCGCTATCGCCGCAAATGGATAGCGTGGTCGGCTTTGGCAATTGCGATGGCGCATCGGCGCTCATGCTGGCGGAAGGATTGGGTTGCGATGCGCTCGTCCTGAGCAATCCCTGGGCAATCGAGGATAGCACCGCATCGCTGCCACCGGCCGCCACGGTCAGATCCCGCTATCTCTCCAAGCTCCGCAACCCCGGGGAAATTTGGCGCCTGCTGACAGGTAAGGTGGACCTCCCGAAGCTGGCTTCCGGTATTCGGCACGCATCTGGGACTGGCCAGCAGGCCAACCCCCTGATCCCTCCTTTGAAGGCGGGACTTGCGGAATTTTCAGGAGACGTTCGCTTCCTCGTTGCGGAAAACGACCGGACGGCCCAGGTTTTCGCGGCCGATTGGGGGCCTGACGAGCGCATGGCGGTGTGCGAAAACGCTGGCCATGCCTATGCGGAACCGCAGGCCCGGGAATGGCTGCTGGCCCAGGTACTCCTGGCTCTCAGGTCCTAG
- a CDS encoding XrtA/PEP-CTERM system exopolysaccharide export protein, with translation MQSSRSAALALVFGAGVSLGGCATTGGEELPPATFVSAQEEPGAEYIIGPLDELTIHVWRNPELGAENIQVRPDGRITIPLVKDLAAVGKTPSQLEEAIREQLSQYIEEPLVSVIVNEFAGTFSQQIRIVGATEKPASLPYRANMTVLDAMISVGGLSEFAAGNRAKLIRYDKNSGSQREYALRLTDLLKRGDSDANVLLQPGDVIIIPESAF, from the coding sequence ATGCAATCGTCGCGATCTGCCGCTCTCGCTCTCGTCTTTGGCGCAGGAGTTTCCTTGGGGGGCTGTGCCACAACCGGTGGTGAAGAACTGCCGCCGGCAACCTTTGTGTCCGCCCAGGAAGAGCCAGGTGCGGAGTACATCATCGGGCCGCTCGACGAGTTGACCATCCATGTGTGGCGCAATCCGGAACTGGGTGCAGAGAACATCCAGGTGCGCCCCGATGGCCGTATCACGATCCCGCTGGTCAAAGACCTCGCTGCGGTCGGCAAGACGCCCTCCCAGCTGGAGGAAGCCATCCGTGAGCAGCTGAGCCAGTACATCGAAGAACCGCTGGTGTCGGTCATCGTCAACGAATTCGCGGGTACGTTCAGCCAGCAAATCCGCATCGTCGGCGCTACCGAAAAACCCGCGTCCTTGCCGTATCGGGCGAACATGACCGTTCTCGATGCGATGATTTCCGTCGGCGGCCTGAGCGAATTCGCGGCAGGCAACCGCGCGAAACTCATCCGCTACGACAAGAATTCCGGCTCGCAGCGCGAATATGCGCTTCGTCTCACCGACCTGCTGAAGCGCGGTGACAGCGATGCCAACGTGCTGCTCCAGCCCGGGGATGTTATCATCATCCCGGAAAGCGCCTTCTAA
- a CDS encoding pyridoxal-dependent decarboxylase, exosortase A system-associated translates to MKPIGPIPEGYGVLDGELAVAGVPVSQMGAEAGRTPFFAYSRSLIERRISHLRTSLPDRIKVNYAIKANSYTPLLEFISGLVDGLDIASGGELEMLQQLGIEGQRVSFAGPGKRDAELEAAIAAGVTLNLESENEATRALAIADRIGTTPRLAVRVNPDFELKGSGMKMGGGAKPFGVDAVRVPDLIRTIVDAGCEWRGLHIFTGSQALSAEAIIEAQGNILALADRLAREADIALPKLNMGGGFGIPYFHGDEPLDLDAVGGALSRRLESLPELLSEADFFVELGRYLVGEAGIYVTRVIDRKESHGETYLVTDGGLHHQLAASGNFGTVVRRNYPIAIANRFAEEPAEEVNVVGCLCTPLDRLADKAFLPRAEVGDLVAVFCAGAYGASASPSAFLGQGPAAEVLI, encoded by the coding sequence ATGAAACCGATCGGCCCGATCCCCGAAGGCTATGGCGTCCTGGATGGCGAGCTTGCCGTTGCCGGCGTCCCTGTTTCCCAGATGGGGGCAGAAGCCGGACGCACCCCGTTTTTCGCTTACTCCAGGTCCTTGATAGAACGCAGGATATCGCACTTGCGCACGTCATTGCCGGACAGGATTAAAGTAAATTACGCAATCAAGGCAAATAGTTATACGCCACTTCTCGAATTCATTTCGGGGTTGGTCGATGGCCTCGACATCGCTTCTGGCGGCGAATTGGAGATGCTGCAGCAACTAGGCATCGAGGGGCAACGGGTCAGCTTTGCCGGCCCGGGCAAGCGCGACGCCGAGCTGGAAGCGGCAATTGCCGCGGGGGTAACCCTGAACCTGGAAAGCGAGAACGAGGCCACTCGTGCCCTGGCGATTGCCGACCGTATTGGAACAACCCCCCGGCTCGCGGTGCGGGTCAATCCGGACTTCGAACTGAAGGGGTCCGGCATGAAAATGGGTGGCGGTGCGAAACCGTTCGGAGTGGATGCCGTACGTGTCCCCGACCTCATTCGCACGATTGTCGATGCAGGGTGTGAATGGCGCGGCCTGCATATCTTCACCGGCAGCCAGGCACTGAGCGCGGAGGCGATCATCGAGGCGCAGGGCAACATCCTCGCGCTCGCCGACAGACTGGCGCGCGAGGCGGATATCGCGCTGCCCAAGCTCAACATGGGTGGCGGTTTCGGCATCCCGTATTTCCACGGCGACGAGCCTCTTGACCTCGACGCGGTTGGAGGTGCCTTGTCCAGACGGTTGGAAAGTCTACCTGAACTCCTCTCGGAAGCGGACTTTTTCGTTGAACTTGGCCGCTACCTGGTGGGCGAAGCCGGTATCTATGTCACCCGCGTCATCGATCGGAAGGAAAGCCACGGAGAAACCTATCTCGTCACGGATGGCGGGCTGCACCACCAATTGGCCGCATCGGGCAATTTCGGCACCGTGGTGAGGCGCAACTATCCCATAGCGATAGCCAACCGCTTCGCAGAGGAACCGGCCGAAGAGGTAAATGTCGTGGGATGCCTGTGCACCCCTCTCGACAGGCTGGCCGACAAGGCATTCCTGCCGCGCGCAGAGGTTGGCGATCTGGTCGCTGTGTTCTGCGCCGGGGCCTATGGGGCGAGCGCATCTCCCAGCGCATTCCTTGGACAGGGCCCGGCTGCCGAAGTCCTGATTTGA
- a CDS encoding acyl-CoA ligase (AMP-forming), exosortase A system-associated: MTTGNSPPGSLLPDPTPQPLDQLAELGDAQSRALVLRDRTLTYADLREGVALLAGWLASKCEAGSRVASWAAKGELTCLLPLAAARAGMIHVPINPLLKHSQVAHILSDSGACLLLATPARLKSLEERDIPAHCEVIAEDEVTGLANANGRSLPPSDRDPDELAAILYTSGSTGAPKGVMLSHANLWLGAVSVAHYLGMEGDDVTLAVLPLSFDYGQNQLLSTWYAGGCVVPLDYLFPKDVVKACARHAVTTLAAVPPLWVQLTEIEWPDEAVASMRRMTNSGGALTEDLVANLRSLFPAADLFPMYGLTEAFRSTYLEPALVDTHPTSMGRAIPFAEILVIDDQGLPAAAGEEGELVHCGPLVAQGYWQDDVRTAQRFKPAPASSKYGGIAVWSGDRVKRDEDGLLYFVGRRDAMIKSAGNRISPQEIESAALATGLVAEAVAFGIADPKLGHAIHLVSRSEREEPLDALEKQLKRQLSRELPNFMQPHAYHWRDTMPLNPNGKIDRTALKKEIGA, from the coding sequence ATGACCACCGGTAACTCCCCGCCTGGATCGCTCCTGCCTGATCCCACGCCGCAACCGTTGGATCAACTCGCCGAGTTGGGCGATGCACAGTCACGCGCTCTCGTCCTGCGAGACAGGACGTTGACCTATGCAGATTTACGCGAAGGCGTTGCGCTGCTTGCTGGATGGCTTGCAAGCAAGTGCGAGGCGGGATCGCGCGTCGCCAGTTGGGCGGCGAAGGGTGAACTCACGTGCCTGCTGCCGCTTGCCGCTGCACGCGCGGGGATGATCCACGTCCCGATCAATCCTCTCCTCAAGCACAGCCAGGTCGCCCACATCCTGAGCGACAGCGGAGCGTGCCTGTTGCTGGCAACGCCTGCACGCCTCAAATCGCTGGAAGAGCGCGACATCCCGGCGCATTGTGAAGTCATCGCGGAAGACGAGGTTACGGGATTGGCCAATGCGAACGGTCGTTCGCTCCCGCCATCCGATCGCGATCCCGACGAACTGGCCGCGATCCTCTATACCAGCGGATCCACAGGAGCACCGAAGGGCGTGATGCTAAGTCATGCGAACCTTTGGCTGGGCGCGGTCTCGGTTGCCCACTACCTCGGGATGGAGGGTGACGACGTCACGCTTGCGGTTCTCCCGCTAAGTTTCGATTACGGCCAGAACCAGCTTTTGAGCACGTGGTATGCAGGCGGCTGTGTCGTGCCGCTCGATTACCTGTTTCCGAAAGACGTGGTGAAGGCGTGCGCCAGGCATGCGGTGACGACGCTTGCCGCCGTCCCTCCGCTCTGGGTGCAGCTTACCGAGATCGAATGGCCCGACGAGGCCGTCGCATCGATGCGCAGGATGACCAATAGCGGCGGTGCATTGACCGAAGACCTCGTCGCAAATCTGCGCTCGCTGTTTCCCGCAGCGGACCTATTCCCGATGTATGGTCTGACCGAAGCTTTCCGCTCGACCTACCTCGAACCCGCGCTGGTGGACACGCATCCGACCTCCATGGGTAGAGCGATCCCTTTCGCTGAAATCCTTGTGATCGACGATCAGGGCCTTCCTGCCGCCGCCGGGGAGGAGGGTGAACTCGTGCATTGCGGCCCGCTGGTCGCCCAAGGGTATTGGCAGGATGACGTTCGCACCGCGCAGCGATTCAAGCCTGCACCTGCCTCCTCGAAGTATGGAGGGATCGCCGTATGGTCCGGTGACCGGGTCAAACGCGATGAGGATGGCTTGCTTTACTTCGTCGGTCGCCGTGACGCGATGATCAAGAGCGCAGGAAACCGGATCAGCCCCCAGGAGATCGAGAGCGCGGCGCTGGCCACCGGCCTGGTGGCAGAAGCTGTTGCCTTCGGGATCGCCGATCCCAAACTGGGTCATGCCATCCACCTCGTTTCGAGATCCGAACGGGAGGAGCCTCTCGACGCGCTCGAAAAGCAGTTGAAACGCCAGCTATCACGGGAGTTGCCGAATTTCATGCAGCCACATGCCTATCACTGGCGTGACACGATGCCCCTGAACCCGAACGGCAAAATCGACCGGACAGCCCTGAAAAAGGAGATAGGCGCATGA
- a CDS encoding NAD(P)H-hydrate dehydratase, producing MSEPVLTVSEMVAAEKAAMAAGVSEWDLMLKAGQGAARWVHRAAGGRPVTVLCGPGNNGGDGYVIAEDLRSRGYDVDVIAPVEPSTDTAGTARSRFGGDSREKGRLEHAIVVDCLFGYGLSRQVEGAFRELLEQLSASSCFKIAIDVPSAVRSDCGSTLGPMPRYDLTIALGAWKQAHFLMPSVARMGEKKLVDLGLPFDGVHGFLSSRPVLSAPAADAHKYTRGLVAVVAGEMPGAPLLSCEAAMRAGAGYVKLFSDRSHPDAPADLVIVDNDLDVALNDDRIDALLVGPGLGRGATSRERLAAALTSGRQCVLDADALHLLDDDLMEGVDPSRLLLTPHEGELAALCKSFGVEANGKLDRARSLSAATGLTVLAKGPDTILVGEGTTVFFPQGSSWLSVAGSGDVLAGICAARLAGSRSPMEAAQDAVWLHHEAACLAGPAFTALQLAHCVKPAMASFL from the coding sequence GTGAGTGAGCCTGTCCTGACGGTTTCGGAGATGGTTGCTGCCGAGAAGGCGGCCATGGCGGCCGGCGTCAGCGAGTGGGACCTCATGCTCAAGGCCGGACAGGGGGCCGCCCGATGGGTGCATCGCGCGGCAGGCGGCAGGCCGGTGACTGTCCTGTGCGGTCCGGGTAACAATGGCGGCGATGGATATGTGATCGCCGAGGATTTGCGTTCCCGCGGATACGATGTCGACGTCATCGCACCGGTCGAACCCTCGACGGATACTGCCGGAACCGCCCGAAGTCGGTTTGGGGGCGACTCGCGCGAGAAGGGCCGGTTAGAGCATGCAATCGTGGTCGACTGCCTCTTCGGCTACGGCCTGTCGCGTCAGGTCGAGGGTGCATTTCGCGAACTGCTCGAGCAACTATCTGCAAGTAGCTGTTTTAAAATCGCAATCGATGTCCCGAGTGCTGTGCGGAGCGATTGCGGTTCCACTCTCGGACCTATGCCGCGATACGACCTGACGATTGCATTGGGTGCATGGAAGCAGGCGCATTTCCTGATGCCTTCGGTGGCGAGGATGGGCGAGAAAAAGCTGGTCGACCTCGGACTGCCTTTCGACGGCGTCCATGGCTTCCTCTCCAGCCGGCCCGTGCTTTCGGCACCGGCAGCGGATGCGCACAAATATACGCGGGGTCTCGTCGCCGTTGTGGCCGGGGAAATGCCCGGCGCGCCGCTCTTGTCCTGCGAAGCGGCGATGCGCGCAGGTGCGGGTTATGTGAAGCTTTTCAGCGACCGGTCGCACCCGGACGCACCGGCCGATTTGGTGATCGTCGACAACGATCTCGATGTAGCGCTGAATGATGATCGCATTGACGCTCTGCTGGTCGGACCAGGGCTGGGGCGGGGCGCGACTTCGCGCGAACGACTGGCAGCAGCTTTGACGTCAGGCAGGCAATGCGTGCTCGACGCCGATGCGCTTCACCTGCTCGACGACGATCTTATGGAAGGTGTCGATCCGTCCCGCCTCCTGCTGACGCCGCATGAAGGCGAATTGGCGGCATTGTGCAAATCCTTCGGCGTCGAAGCGAACGGCAAGCTCGATCGGGCACGCTCATTGTCGGCGGCGACAGGCCTGACGGTCCTGGCCAAGGGACCGGACACGATCCTGGTGGGTGAGGGCACTACAGTGTTCTTTCCGCAAGGTAGCAGCTGGCTTTCGGTGGCCGGGTCCGGGGATGTGCTCGCAGGGATTTGCGCGGCGCGCCTCGCTGGATCGCGTAGTCCCATGGAGGCTGCGCAGGACGCCGTCTGGTTGCATCACGAAGCGGCGTGCCTCGCCGGTCCGGCCTTTACCGCCTTGCAGCTTGCACATTGCGTCAAACCGGCCATGGCGTCGTTCCTATGA